The stretch of DNA ACTAATTATTACTTCCACTCCTAAAGCCCCTGCATCCATTATTCTATTTATTGACCAATATGCTGCTCTCCTGAAATGGATGCCCTTTTGAAGTGCCATAGCTATTTGAGAAGCCATGATCTTGGAATTAAGTTCGGGAATCTCAACAGCAGTTACAGAGACCTGTGGATTTTCAATTTCATACTCTTCCTCAAGAGTTCTTGTCAACTCTCTTATACTCTCTCCCCTTCGACCGATTACTAAACCAGGTTTAGCTGCAAATATGGCCACTCTAGTACCTAGTGGGGTTTTAATAAGTTCTACTTGGCTATATCCTGCTCTCTTCAATTTTTTAG from Candidatus Bathyarchaeota archaeon encodes:
- a CDS encoding 30S ribosomal protein S3, with the protein product MSINKFFIKDGSNKSKIDEFLSKKLKRAGYSQVELIKTPLGTRVAIFAAKPGLVIGRRGESIRELTRTLEEEYEIENPQVSVTAVEIPELNSKIMASQIAMALQKGIHFRRAAYWSINRIMDAGALGVEVIISGKLTTMRSRSEKFKEGYLPKVGDAIQKYLRSEVVSIQLKSGLLGVRVTILPPEAEFPDRPTMKFTEATSKSEEIEEKEIANNEKK